A single Dunckerocampus dactyliophorus isolate RoL2022-P2 chromosome 2, RoL_Ddac_1.1, whole genome shotgun sequence DNA region contains:
- the LOC129176879 gene encoding chymotrypsin-like elastase family member 3B, with amino-acid sequence MELALVLFLLTTVSSCGVPSYQSNTGRVVNGVEARPYSWPWQVSLESFYPTCGATLIAPNWVLTAAHCITFHTYRVVLAEHDMSSDEGPEQSIRVEKMIIHPKWNDNCVSCGNDIALLKLEQSAVINDKVQLACLPKQEETLAHKQPCYVTGWGRLYSGGPRASTLQQALLPVVGHSICSQSEWWGNSAKTTMVCAGGDSKSACHGDSGGPLNCKGRDGRWYVQGVTSFVDGRGCNTPRRPTVFTRVASFIPWITQMMAEN; translated from the exons ATGGAACTGGCActcgtcctcttcctcctcaccaCTG TGTCCAGCTGTGGGGTTCCCAGCTACCAGTCCAACACCGGCCGTGTGGTCAATGGGGTCGAAGCTCGTCCGTACAGCTGGCCATGGCAGGTGTCACTGGAGTCCTTCTACCCAACCTGTGGAGCAACCCTAATAGCTCCAAACTGGGTCTTGACTGCTGCACACTGCATCAC CTTCCACACATACAGAGTGGTTCTGGCTGAGCATGACATGAGCTCGGATGAGGGACCTGAACAGTCAATTCGGGTGGAGAAAATGATTATTCATCCGAAATGGAATGACAACTGTGTGTCTTGCGG gaATGACATTGCCTTACTTAAACTGGAGCAGAGTGCGGTCATCAATGATAAGGTGCAGCTGGCTTGCCTACCAAAGCAGGAGGAGACCCTCGCCCACAAACAGCCCTGCTATGTCACAGGCTGGGGTCGCCTCTACT CCGGTGGGCCCCGAGCTTCTACATTACAACAAGCTCTTCTCCCAGTGGTGGGCCACAGCATTTGCAGTCAGAGCGAGTGGTGGGGCAACTCGGCCAAAACAACCATGGTGTGTGCAGGAGGGGACAGCAAGTCAGCCTGCCAT GGTGACTCTGGAGGCCCTCTAAACTGTAAAGGCAGGGACGGCAGATGGTACGTCCAAGGAGTTACCAGCTTTGTAGATGGACGAGGCTGTAACACTCCTCGCAGGCCCACAGTCTTCACCCGGGTGGCTTCCTTCATCCCTTGGATCACGCAG ATGATGGCCGAAAATTGA